The Paenibacillus sophorae genome has a segment encoding these proteins:
- the tnpA gene encoding IS200/IS605 family transposase: MGQEYRRTATTVSLINYHFVFCPRYRRKVLAKQVEARFKELVQELCLKNDWLIVAMEVMPDHVHLVLNVLPTDSPADIMAKLKGATSRDLRQEFKHLKHLQSLWTRSYLVSTAGNISSETIERYVEEQKTRG; this comes from the coding sequence ATGGGACAAGAGTATAGAAGAACCGCAACAACCGTATCGTTAATCAACTACCATTTTGTGTTTTGTCCGCGTTATCGAAGAAAAGTATTAGCCAAACAAGTAGAAGCCCGATTTAAAGAGCTTGTACAAGAGCTTTGTTTAAAAAACGATTGGCTCATTGTCGCAATGGAAGTTATGCCTGATCATGTACACCTAGTTTTGAATGTGCTGCCAACCGACTCTCCAGCGGACATTATGGCAAAATTGAAAGGAGCGACTTCACGGGACTTGCGTCAAGAGTTCAAACACTTAAAGCATTTGCAAAGCCTTTGGACACGTTCTTATTTGGTCAGTACCGCAGGGAACATATCTAGCGAAACGATAGAGCGCTATGTCGAAGAGCAAAAGACAAGGGGGTGA
- a CDS encoding glycoside hydrolase family 13 protein produces the protein MERKWWKESVVYQIYPRSFKDSNGDGIGDLQGIISKLDYLKTLGVDVVWLCPVYKSPNDDNGYDISNYQDIMDEFGTIADWEVLLQGLHDRGMKLIMDLVVNHSSDEHAWFAESRKSKDNPYRDYYIWRPGKDGHEPNDWGSFFSGSAWKYDEGTDEYFLHLFSTKQPDLNWENEKVRREVYDMMTWWLEKGIDGFRMDVINLISKVPGLPSVSEEAGEGRSLHFGGKYFVNGPRVHEYLQEMNREVLSKYDIMTVGEAVEVTPEDAALYVGEDRGELNMVFHFELMGVDSGPGGKWDCKPWSLKDIKDIISKWQIHLNGKGWNSLYLNNHDQPRMLSRFGNDTVYHKESGKMLATLLHTLQGTPYIYQGEEIGMTNVKFASISEYKDIEIINMHEEYLAAGHTEEAIMNSVYIKGRDNGRTPMQWSSEPQAGFTTGTPWLAVNPNYMEINVEQALADPDSIFHYYRQLIELRKQHDIIVYGDYTILDKENEQVFAYLRTLGSERLLVILNFFGEPVTFGVPEEIETHGAKLLISNYEAEKDTDLRSLKLRPYEARVYKFTV, from the coding sequence ATGGAACGCAAATGGTGGAAGGAAAGCGTAGTCTATCAAATTTATCCCCGCAGCTTTAAAGACAGTAACGGCGATGGGATCGGCGATCTGCAGGGAATCATCTCCAAGCTGGATTATCTGAAAACGCTCGGTGTAGATGTCGTATGGCTCTGCCCGGTGTACAAATCGCCCAATGATGACAACGGATACGATATCAGCAATTATCAGGACATTATGGATGAATTCGGCACGATTGCCGATTGGGAAGTTCTCCTTCAGGGCCTGCATGACCGGGGCATGAAGCTGATTATGGATCTCGTGGTGAACCATTCCTCCGACGAGCATGCCTGGTTCGCGGAATCCCGCAAATCCAAGGACAATCCGTACCGCGATTACTATATTTGGCGTCCGGGCAAAGACGGTCATGAACCGAACGACTGGGGCTCCTTCTTCAGCGGCTCGGCCTGGAAATACGACGAAGGGACAGACGAATACTTCCTGCATCTGTTCTCTACGAAGCAGCCCGATCTGAACTGGGAGAACGAAAAGGTACGCCGGGAAGTGTACGACATGATGACCTGGTGGCTTGAAAAAGGCATCGACGGTTTCCGTATGGATGTCATCAATCTGATCTCCAAAGTGCCCGGACTGCCCAGCGTGTCGGAAGAAGCCGGGGAGGGCCGCTCCTTACACTTCGGCGGCAAATATTTCGTCAACGGTCCGCGCGTACACGAATACTTGCAGGAAATGAACCGTGAAGTCTTGTCCAAGTACGACATTATGACTGTCGGAGAAGCGGTTGAAGTTACGCCGGAGGACGCGGCTTTATATGTAGGCGAAGACCGGGGCGAGCTGAACATGGTATTCCATTTCGAGCTGATGGGCGTCGATTCGGGCCCCGGCGGCAAATGGGACTGCAAGCCCTGGAGCCTGAAAGATATTAAAGATATTATCTCCAAATGGCAGATTCACCTTAACGGCAAGGGATGGAACAGTCTGTATTTGAACAATCACGATCAGCCGCGGATGCTCTCCAGATTCGGCAACGATACGGTTTACCATAAAGAGTCGGGCAAAATGCTGGCAACCCTGCTGCATACACTTCAGGGGACCCCCTATATTTACCAAGGTGAAGAAATCGGGATGACGAACGTAAAATTCGCTTCGATCAGCGAATACAAGGATATTGAAATTATAAATATGCATGAGGAATACCTGGCTGCGGGACATACGGAAGAGGCCATCATGAACTCGGTTTACATCAAGGGCCGCGACAACGGCCGCACGCCGATGCAGTGGAGCAGCGAGCCGCAGGCCGGATTCACCACGGGCACGCCTTGGCTGGCGGTAAATCCGAACTATATGGAAATCAACGTGGAGCAGGCTCTGGCCGATCCCGATTCCATCTTCCATTATTACAGACAGCTTATTGAGCTGCGCAAACAGCATGACATTATCGTGTACGGGGATTATACAATTTTAGACAAGGAGAATGAACAGGTATTTGCTTATCTGCGCACGCTCGGCAGCGAAAGGCTGCTCGTGATTCTGAATTTCTTCGGCGAGCCCGTAACCTTCGGGGTTCCAGAGGAGATTGAAACTCACGGAGCTAAACTGCTCATCAGCAACTACGAAGCGGAAAAAGACACGGATC